From Corynebacterium frankenforstense DSM 45800, the proteins below share one genomic window:
- a CDS encoding MarR family winged helix-turn-helix transcriptional regulator yields MTKTPRWLNDDEQDLWRLYLASTRKISRAIDETLQKGQDLSASEFAVLVSLSEADGESLRLRDLCASLDWDRSRTSHQVTRMERRGLVTKCPSEGDARGVEVRLTDDGRSRLVAAAPEHVESVRRLVFDHLTPEAAAGLRAFGEGVLAVDNVPGTGHFAGPLCGDADGAK; encoded by the coding sequence ATGACGAAGACCCCGCGGTGGCTCAACGACGACGAGCAGGACCTCTGGCGCCTCTATCTGGCGAGCACGCGCAAGATCTCGCGCGCGATCGACGAGACGCTGCAGAAGGGCCAGGACCTGTCGGCCTCCGAGTTCGCGGTGCTCGTCTCGCTGTCCGAGGCCGACGGTGAGTCGCTGCGCCTGCGCGACCTGTGCGCCTCGCTCGACTGGGACCGCAGCCGCACCTCGCACCAGGTCACGCGCATGGAGCGCCGCGGTCTGGTGACCAAGTGCCCCAGTGAGGGCGACGCCCGCGGCGTGGAGGTGCGCCTGACCGACGACGGCCGCAGCCGGCTGGTCGCCGCCGCCCCTGAGCACGTCGAGAGCGTGCGGCGCCTCGTCTTCGACCACCTCACGCCCGAGGCCGCCGCGGGCCTGCGCGCCTTCGGCGAGGGCGTGCTCGCCGTGGACAACGTCCCCGGCACCGGCCACTTCGCCGGCCCGCTGTGCGGGGACGCCGACGGCGCGAAGTAG
- a CDS encoding PspC domain-containing protein encodes MYGTDAEPLSSRRLHRSITDRWIGGVCGGIAETYGWDPGLVRLLFVASVLLPGPQVIFYLLAWLIMPQD; translated from the coding sequence GTGTATGGCACCGACGCCGAGCCGCTGAGCAGCCGGCGCCTGCACCGCTCGATCACCGACCGCTGGATCGGGGGCGTGTGCGGCGGCATCGCCGAGACCTACGGCTGGGACCCGGGCCTGGTGCGCCTGCTCTTCGTCGCCTCGGTGCTGCTGCCCGGCCCGCAGGTCATCTTCTACCTGCTCGCCTGGCTGATCATGCCGCAGGACTGA
- a CDS encoding enoyl-CoA hydratase-related protein, whose product MTTISTERDGNVAVVTIDKPQRRNALTHAEFLELAQAIERAGDDAAVRAVVLTGAGPAFCAGADLVDGAAEVAEALAAGDDADSDPMANATAMIRAVTDCPVPVVAAVEGAAAGIGASLALACDLIVAGRSGFFTLPFGRIGLVPDGAACLTVAASLGRARAMQLALTQSRLPAEEAAAAGLVAKVVEDGQVLSAARELVAGVLAGSPREALAEVKALINGATLGSLDEQLAVEAEVQPRLLTSDGHREGVAAFLGHRRPDFD is encoded by the coding sequence ATGACGACGATCAGCACCGAGCGCGACGGCAACGTGGCCGTGGTGACCATCGACAAGCCCCAGCGGCGCAACGCCCTGACGCACGCGGAGTTCCTGGAGCTCGCGCAGGCCATCGAGCGGGCGGGTGACGACGCCGCGGTGCGCGCCGTGGTGCTCACCGGCGCCGGCCCCGCGTTCTGCGCGGGCGCCGACCTCGTCGACGGCGCGGCCGAGGTCGCCGAGGCGCTCGCCGCCGGCGACGACGCCGACTCCGACCCGATGGCCAACGCCACCGCGATGATTCGCGCGGTCACCGACTGCCCGGTGCCCGTCGTCGCCGCGGTCGAGGGCGCGGCCGCCGGCATCGGCGCCTCGCTGGCGCTGGCCTGCGACCTCATCGTCGCCGGGCGAAGCGGGTTCTTCACGCTGCCCTTCGGGCGCATCGGCCTGGTGCCCGACGGTGCGGCGTGCCTGACGGTCGCAGCCTCCCTGGGGCGGGCCCGAGCCATGCAGCTCGCGCTGACCCAGTCGCGCCTGCCGGCCGAGGAGGCCGCGGCCGCGGGGCTGGTCGCCAAGGTCGTCGAGGACGGTCAGGTCCTCTCCGCCGCCCGCGAGCTGGTCGCGGGGGTGCTCGCCGGATCGCCGCGCGAGGCGCTCGCCGAGGTCAAGGCTCTCATCAACGGTGCCACGCTCGGCAGCCTGGACGAGCAGCTGGCCGTGGAGGCCGAGGTCCAGCCGCGCCTGCTGACCTCCGACGGGCACCGCGAGGGCGTGGCGGCCTTCCTGGGACACCGCCGCCCCGACTTCGACTAG